Genomic segment of Corynebacterium appendicis CIP 107643:
GCCGTCTCGGCGGAGTGGAAAAGTTGCGGGGCGGCGACGGGGAGTGCTGTAGCTGGGTAGTCCACGGCCGTCAATGACGGTGAGCTGATCAGCGTCTCGGTTCCAAGGAAGACAGGCACTCATACTCGCATCGTTGAGTGGGATGAGACCGGTCCCTGGCGTTCCTGCGCATGACGCATGACTGCCGAACCTGAACAAATAAGGAATGGACAGCTGAGGCACGCTGCATCAGGCTGCTAGCGGGGCCTTTTTCGTTGCCCGTATCGGGTCAGACCCCGCGGCTTGTACACCGCCAGCACCGTAGCCACCAGCAATACCAAGGCTGCTGCCACGGAGTGGAGGACCGGGGAGAAATTCCGCACGGCCTCCAGCCCCACGCCCGGGTCTGCCGCCACCCGGGCAAGATACTCGAAGGTCTGCATGTACAGCACCAACACACCTGTCGCCACCACAGTGAGCCCCAGCTTGAACACCACCCAGTAGTGTCGGAACAATCCCCACGTCGTCCCCAGGGATTGAAGGACGCCGGTCACCAGCGAGGCCACCTCCAGGGGAACGAGCGCCCACCACGCCACCTGCTCCATCACCCGATACGTCCCCCGGGCCGCCATCTCATCCGCGCTCACTATCCCCATGACCGCCATCGCGATAAAGGCGAGCACCATCCCGAGCCAGCCGACCGAGCAGACCACATGTGCCACCAGCGCGGCCTTGCGTATTCGTGGGGTCATCACTCTCGCCATTAGAGGTGCTCCTGGACCAGGAACGCCCCCTCGGCCGGCATCCCCAACCCATGGCGACTGGGCCCATGGTTGCCGTCTCCAAATACCAGTACCAGCACGACCGAGTCATGCGCCTGAAGGCTTCGCGGTCATCCGGAGGAAAACACCGCACGATCACCACCTCGCAGACCAAGGGGCGTCTCACCCTCGTGGCTGTAGCCGCCGGCACGGTCTCATCCGCCGGCGTCGGTGGCGCCACGGCCGCCACCTTGCAAGCCCCGGCCGAGGTCGAGGCTCCGGTCTCCCCGGAGGCTGCCACCGTCGAGGTGGATTTGGCCACCAACGACACGGCCCTGTCCTCGAGTGGGACGCAGGCCGCACCGCAGATTCTCGCGATCTCCGAATTCAAGCCGGTCGCCAACATCGACGAGCAGCTGGACAAGGCCATCCAGTACAACGCCGAGCGGGCCGAGAACGAGCGCGCTGCCCGCGCGCCCTCGGTGGTCAAGCCCGCTGAAGGCACCTTCACCTCCGGTTCCGGCGTGCACTGGGGAACCCTCCACGCGGGTATCGACATCGCCAACGTCGTGGGTACCCCGATCCTCGCGGCGATGGGCGGCACTGTCATCGACTCCGGCCCGGCCTCCGGTTTCGGGCAGTGGATCCGCATCCAGCACGATGATGGCTCGATTGCCGTCTACGGTCATATGGAGACTCTCGACGTGACCGTTGGAAAACGCGTCACCGCTGGTCAGAGGATCGCTGGCATGGGCAACCGGGGGTTTTCCACCGGCTCTCACCTGCACTTCGAGCGTTACCCGACTGGCAGCGGGGCGGTCGACCCGTTGCCCTGGTTCGCCGAGCACGGCGTCACCTTCTAACCTTCCCGCACTCACCAGGACCGGCCCCGGCACCGGAACCGGCGGCAGTGACTGGGCGTGAGGCACCCGCCTCAGACGGCAGAGACGCTTCTCACTCATCGCCGACACAGCCCGGACTTGATAGCTTATCCAGGCAGGGCAGACCGGGGCACAGGGGAGGCAGTCCGTGCTCGTCATATATGGGGGCGGCGAGCGTCCCGCCAACGAGGAGCAGGTGCCGTAATCCACGTTTAGTGGGATACTTCCGTAACCTGCCTTCTCCTGCGCCAGCTGACGAGGCCGGTAACCGCAGGCCATGCAAGAGCCAGCATCGCGAGAACCAACAGGGGCGTATCCCCCATGCGCGCATACGGCGTCAAACCAGTATGAAGGGGAACGGTTGCCGTCAGCAGTTCGTTCGTGCCCAGGCCACTGAGTTGTGAGACTGTGCCGTCGGGCTGGATAACTGCGGAGTATCCGGTGGGGGCAGCCTGGAGAACGGTGCGGCCAAACTCGCGGGCACGCATCCGGGATGCGGCCACTTCAATTGCAGGTACTTCCTCGGTCACAAAAGACGCGGCGTTGGTCGGTGCGAGGAGTAGCTGCCCACCATTGCGAACGGCATCGGCGACCCGGTCGGCGAAGAAGACCTCATAGGAAATGACGATCCCCAATCGTGGTGTCCCGCTGGGATCGAGCACCGCCGGTCCCTCTCCGGCAATGGCGTCGCGGGGGATGAACCGTGCGTCCTCGCTGAGTCGTTCAATCAGATTGCGCATAGGGATGTACTCGCCGAACGGCACACGATGATGCTTCTCATAGCGTCCTAACCGGGTCCCGTCCGGTCCCCACACTATGGATGCGTTCCGGAAATGTTGATCCTCGAATTCGGTAATTCCGACAACGATGTTCGTGTCGAGTTGCCTAGCCAGTTCAGCGAAAGCTGCATCAACGCGCGTCCCGTCGATTGAGCCGTCGATATTGACGACGTTTTCGGGCAGCAGAACCAGATCAGGGTCCCCGGTGATATCTTCGGCAGCCTGTAGGTGCCGGCGGGTCGTATCAAACGGATCGGTATTGACCGCGCGAAGCCCGCGGGGGCCTCCACCCTGCACGAGCACGACGTCAAGGCTGCCTTCTGCCGTATCATCTGCGATCGTTGGCGCGAACGCCGGTACCGCGAGTACCACGACCACTGCGACCACGGATGCTGCACGGGCTCGTCTCGGCCCGAAGATGACAGCGGTAACAACGGCCCCCGCAACTGCGGCCAACGCGGTCACCAGGAGAGTCCCACCCAGGGGCGCTGCCGCCACGAAAGGACCATCGGTCTGGCTGTATCCGAAAGCGGACAGCGGGAAACCGCCGAACGGGAACCGGTGCTGCACAGCCTCCAATAACACCAGGGCAGCAGGGGTGAGCAGCCACCAGCCCGACCAGCGGCTGCGAAAAGCCGCCTCGTTAGGCGATACCGCGGCAACCAGCATTAACAGTAGCGCCTGAACGGCAACAACAGCAGCATATCCGGCAGTGTTGAAGTCGGTGAGCCAGCGCAGAGCAAGAGCGTAGTGCGCCACCCCGCCCAACCCACCGAGCCACAAACGGTTACGTAGTGGTTGACCTGCCAAAGCCAGCATGAACATAGTCACGCCCACCGGGAACAGCACCCACCAACCGCGTGGCGGCAGCGCCAGCCACCAGACCACCGCAGCTCCCATCATGAGCGCGGTGGGACCGGCCAATCTGCGCCAGTTATCGCCGGCTATCCCCCGGGAAAGACGTGAGACTGTCACGTCTGCTGCAGTACTAGCCTTCACCGGAGATCACGGCCTTCTTCGGGTTGCTGCTCGGTTGTGAATATATGCCCAATCTTTCGAGTCATGTTACAGCAACTTTCAGTACTTTCCCAGTGGATCTGGGGGTGTCCGGCAAAGCGTTGACGAATCCGGATTTAGTGCAGGCCGGAGACGACCAGGTTGATGAAAAACAGGTTGAAGATTATCGTGGCCGGGGCCAGGATATTGATCCACGCGGCCTTGTGATCGCGCCACTCGGCCGTGGCACGGGCATGCAGGTAGGCGGCATAGAGCACCCAGGAGATAAAGGATGCGGTCTTCTTCGGATCCCATCCTCAAAACCGGCCCCACGAGGCCTCCGCCCAGATCGCACCCAGAACAATGCCCAACCCCAGCACGGGCAACGTAATGATGGCG
This window contains:
- the lnt gene encoding apolipoprotein N-acyltransferase, giving the protein MMGAAVVWWLALPPRGWWVLFPVGVTMFMLALAGQPLRNRLWLGGLGGVAHYALALRWLTDFNTAGYAAVVAVQALLLMLVAAVSPNEAAFRSRWSGWWLLTPAALVLLEAVQHRFPFGGFPLSAFGYSQTDGPFVAAAPLGGTLLVTALAAVAGAVVTAVIFGPRRARAASVVAVVVVLAVPAFAPTIADDTAEGSLDVVLVQGGGPRGLRAVNTDPFDTTRRHLQAAEDITGDPDLVLLPENVVNIDGSIDGTRVDAAFAELARQLDTNIVVGITEFEDQHFRNASIVWGPDGTRLGRYEKHHRVPFGEYIPMRNLIERLSEDARFIPRDAIAGEGPAVLDPSGTPRLGIVISYEVFFADRVADAVRNGGQLLLAPTNAASFVTEEVPAIEVAASRMRAREFGRTVLQAAPTGYSAVIQPDGTVSQLSGLGTNELLTATVPLHTGLTPYARMGDTPLLVLAMLALAWPAVTGLVSWRRRRQVTEVSH
- a CDS encoding DUF2269 domain-containing protein encodes the protein MARVMTPRIRKAALVAHVVCSVGWLGMVLAFIAMAVMGIVSADEMAARGTYRVMEQVAWWALVPLEVASLVTGVLQSLGTTWGLFRHYWVVFKLGLTVVATGVLVLYMQTFEYLARVAADPGVGLEAVRNFSPVLHSVAAALVLLVATVLAVYKPRGLTRYGQRKRPR
- a CDS encoding M23 family metallopeptidase, whose protein sequence is MRLKASRSSGGKHRTITTSQTKGRLTLVAVAAGTVSSAGVGGATAATLQAPAEVEAPVSPEAATVEVDLATNDTALSSSGTQAAPQILAISEFKPVANIDEQLDKAIQYNAERAENERAARAPSVVKPAEGTFTSGSGVHWGTLHAGIDIANVVGTPILAAMGGTVIDSGPASGFGQWIRIQHDDGSIAVYGHMETLDVTVGKRVTAGQRIAGMGNRGFSTGSHLHFERYPTGSGAVDPLPWFAEHGVTF